One region of Yersinia bercovieri ATCC 43970 genomic DNA includes:
- the metK gene encoding methionine adenosyltransferase, translating into MAKHLFTSESVSEGHPDKIADQISDAVLDAILEQDPKARVACETYVKTGMVLVGGEVTTNAWVDIEEITRRTVREIGYVNSEMGFDANSCAVLSAIGKQSPDINQGVDRADPLEQGAGDQGLMFGYATNETSVLMPAPITYAHRLVERQAAVRKNGTLPWLRPDAKSQVTFQYDDGKIVGIDAVVLSTQHSEDIRLTDLQEAVMEEIIKPVLPAEWLTASTKYHINPTGRFVIGGPMGDCGLTGRKIIVDTYGGMARHGGGAFSGKDPSKVDRSAAYAARYVAKNIVAAGLADRCEIQVSYAIGVAEPTSIMVETFGTGKVSEERLITLVREFFELRPYGLIQMLDLLHPIYQATAAYGHFGREEFPWEKTDKAAILRDAAGLK; encoded by the coding sequence ATGGCTAAACACTTATTTACGTCGGAATCGGTCTCTGAAGGGCACCCGGACAAAATTGCTGATCAGATTTCAGACGCCGTCCTCGACGCAATTCTTGAGCAAGACCCCAAAGCACGTGTTGCCTGCGAGACCTATGTCAAAACGGGTATGGTATTGGTTGGCGGTGAAGTCACCACTAACGCATGGGTAGATATCGAAGAGATCACCCGTCGTACAGTACGCGAAATCGGTTATGTCAATTCTGAGATGGGTTTTGACGCTAACTCCTGTGCCGTTTTAAGCGCAATCGGTAAGCAATCTCCTGATATTAATCAAGGTGTTGACCGTGCAGATCCACTGGAACAAGGCGCGGGTGACCAGGGCCTGATGTTTGGCTATGCCACTAACGAAACTAGTGTCTTGATGCCAGCCCCCATTACCTATGCTCACCGTTTGGTTGAGCGCCAGGCAGCGGTGCGTAAAAATGGCACCTTGCCATGGCTGCGCCCAGATGCAAAAAGCCAGGTGACCTTCCAGTATGACGATGGCAAAATTGTTGGTATTGATGCGGTAGTACTATCAACTCAGCATTCAGAAGATATCCGTCTGACAGACTTACAAGAAGCGGTGATGGAAGAGATCATCAAACCGGTTCTGCCTGCCGAGTGGCTCACTGCAAGCACCAAATATCATATCAACCCGACGGGTCGTTTTGTTATCGGTGGCCCAATGGGTGACTGTGGTTTGACCGGGCGTAAAATCATCGTTGATACCTACGGCGGCATGGCGCGTCATGGTGGCGGTGCATTCTCAGGTAAAGATCCCTCTAAAGTTGACCGCTCAGCAGCTTATGCCGCCCGCTATGTGGCGAAGAATATCGTTGCGGCTGGTCTGGCTGACCGTTGTGAAATTCAGGTCTCCTACGCCATTGGTGTGGCAGAGCCTACCTCCATCATGGTAGAAACATTCGGCACAGGGAAAGTCTCTGAAGAGAGACTCATTACACTGGTACGTGAGTTCTTCGAGCTGCGCCCTTATGGCCTGATCCAAATGCTGGATCTGTTACACCCAATCTATCAAGCTACCGCCGCCTATGGTCACTTTGGTCGCGAAGAGTTCCCTTGGGAAAAAACCGACAAAGCCGCAATATTGCGTGATGCTGCGGGCCTGAAATAA